The nucleotide window ACCTTTACCTGTTGCAGCAGAAATAGCAAATACATTGATGCCTTCAGGTTCAAACTTCTCTTTTAAAAGTTTTAGGTGCTCTTCCGCTTCTATTAAATCTGTTTTATTTGCAGCAATAACTTGAGGACGGCTGCTTAAGATTTTATTGAAATTTTCTAACTCAAGATTAATTTTCATTACATCGTCTACTGGCTCACGACCTTCTAGACCTGATGCATCAACAACATGTATGAGTACTTTTGTTCTTTCGATATGTCTTAAGAACTCATGCCCTAAACCTATGCCTGTATGTGCTCCTTCAATAAGACCAGGAATATCTGCTACCACAAAACTCTTACCATACCCTGTCTTCACAACGCCTAAATTAGGTTGTAACGTTGTAAAATGGTAATTAGCAATCTTAGGTCTTGCATTGGAGACAACTGATAAGAAAGTCGATTTACCTACATTAGGGAAACCAACTAAACCAACGTCGGCAATCATCTTCAACTCAAGAATAACCCATAACCCTATACCATCTTGTCCACTTTGAGCAAATCGTGGAATTTGCATAGTTGGAGTAGCATAGTGCTGATTACCTTTACCACCCTTACCACCTTTTAATAGTACTTTTTCTTTAACATCACCGGCTAAATCTAAGATGACTTTACCCGATTCAGCTTCTCTTATGATTGTTCCTTGTGGTACCTCAATAATCATATCGTCAGCATCTTTACCATGTCGATTACTACCTTCACCAGGGGAACCGGATCTAGCTTTGTAGTGTTTTTTATGTCTAAAGTCAATTAATGTGTTGAGGCCGTCTTCTACTTTAAAGATGACATCACCACCTCTTCCTCCATCACCACCGTCTGGTCCTCCATTAGGAACATACTTTTCTCTCCTGAAAGAGACGATACCATCGCCACCTCTCCCAGATTCAATATATATTTTGACTTGATCTACAAACATTTATCTCATTCCTTTATCTAAGGGTATAAATTAATGCTTAGCACTACTTTAGCTTTGTCATACAATCTATTATTAAGAATTCACTTAGTATAAAAAGTACTGATAATTCCAAAGTTTTTATACCTGATGATAATTCAAAACAAAATACTTGTTTGTTAAACATATTTCTATGTGCTAAGTATTATTATATTATTAATTTTAACTTAGTGGCTTACATTAATTCAGAAAAGTAAAAAAAATAGTGATAATTAAAAAACAGGTTTCAAACGTAGAACATTTGAAACCTGTCGTTTATTATTGAGCCATTGTTTCAGGATAAACAGAAACTACTTTTCTGTCTCTACCTTTTCTTTCAAATTTAACACGACCATCAACTAAAGCGAATAATGTATCATCACCACCACGACCTACATTAACGCCAGGATGGATTCTAGTACCTCTTTGTCTATATAAGATGTTACCTGCTTTAACGAATTGACCATCAGCTCTTTTAGCTCCAAGTCTCTTGGATTCAGAATCTCTACCATTCTTAGTAGAACCTACTCCTTTTTTGTGAGCGAAGAATTGTAAGTTCATTCTTAACATGCCTTACACCTCCTTAACAGAAACTTTAATATATTTTTCACCGTACTCTGCACTTATACCAATTAAGCCTAAATGCAAAGATTTTATAAGCAATTTGGATTCAAGAGATATATTTTCTTTTAATAGAAAGTTAATATATCCTGTCTGTTCATTATTTTCAAGTTCATATGAATCATCAGTGAATTCATCCACTGAATTTATCGAATTAAAAACCAAAGCAGAAACTGCTGCACAGACGATATCCTGACCATATTCCGCATATTCAGCATGACCACTAACCTCTACCCCAATTATTTCTTCTTGGGTCTGATAGAATTTTACGTGAATCATAATGATTAAGCGTTAATTTTTTGGATTTTTACTTTAGTGTAGTATTGTCTGTGGCCTTGCTTCTTTTGGTAACCTTTTTTAGGTTTGTGTTTGTAAACAACGATTTTCTTAGCTCTACCTTCTTCAACAACCGTAGCTGTTACAGAAGCGTTTTCTACAACTGGAGAACCTATTGTTAAACCAGCATCATTAGAAACAGCTAATACTTGATCAAATGTTACTGATTCACCAGCAACTACACCTAATTTTTCCACAGATACAACATCACCTTCAGCTACGCGATATTGTTTACCACCTGTTTGAATAACTGCGTACATCTTACGCACCTCCTTGTTCCAAACTCGCCGAATTCGGTATTTGTATAAATATAAACAAATTTAAAACCTCTCCGTGCGGCTACACAACAGTGCTATGTTATCATAATAACAGCTGCTTGTCAATAAATTTCTCTACTTTTTGACTATATTTTCTTTACTCAAAGTCTTTATACAATAAGCTTGGTTGTATACCTTCATTCTGCTGATATTTACCACTTGCATAATTCTCATGTTCACCTTCTAAACTGTGATAATAGATTTGACATACCTCAACATCAGAATATACTCTTATAGGTTGAACACAGAATATTTCCAATGTCCAATAACCTTTAAAACCTACATCACCAAAACCAGCTGTTACATGAATAAATAGTCCAAGTCGACCTATAGATGAACGGCCTTCTAACATAGGAACTAAATTATTTGTTTCGGTAAATTCTTTTGTTCTACCAAGATATAGTTTACCAGGTTCTAAAACCAAGCCCTCCTTTGGGATAACAATTTTCTTTGTTGGATTAGGCTTCTTCATATCTAAAATAGGTGTATCGTAAATCAATAATTCGTTATGCAGCTTAAGATTATAACTATTTGGATTAAGTTGTTCCTCATTAAATGGATCTATCTTAATATCACCATTTAATCTTTTTTTTATTTCTCTTCCAGATAAAATCATTTTATCACCTCTGATGTATTTATATTTTTATCGAATCATTTGATCTGTTTCAGTATATTTTGGGGTACTTCATTAAATAAAGGACTAACAGATTCGTGATTATGGATTCTTCTAATGGTTTCAGCAAAAAGTGGTGCCACGGAAATTAGTCTGACCTTATCACTATTTACAACTTGCTCATTGCATACAGAATCTGTACTAATTAGAAGCTCAATGGGACTCTCCTCTAATCTCTTTATACCCTTGTCATTAAGTAAAATATGTGACAGACATGCTATAACTCGTTTAGCACCTCTTTTTTTAAGCTCATATGATAAATCAATAAGCGTTCCTCCAGAAATAGAGAAATCATCTACAATTACAGCATCTTTGCCATCAACATCACCGATTAAATCTAATATTTTTGCATTTTCATCATGTCCAGTACGAGTTTTATCACCAATAGCCACATCAGCTTTCAGGTATTTAGCAAACTTTCTTGCATCTTTAGCATAACCAGCGTCAGGAGAAACGACTACCATATTATTGAGTTGCATGGATTTTATAAACTCACAAAGTATAGGCATTGCATAGAGATGATCCACTGGCACCTTAAAAAAACCTTGAATCTGTGGTGAATGCAAATCCATAGTGACTACTCTATCTGCTCCAGCCAATTCAATACATTCTGCACAAACCCTTCCACGAATGGATACCCTGGGTTCATCCTTTTTATCTCCCTTCGCATAACTGAAATAGGGCATAATAACAGTAACCGAATTAGCACTTGCTCGCTTAAATGCATCAATCCAAAAAAGTAATTCTGCGAATTCGTTATTAGGATCTAATCCAAGCGTTTCAACTAGGTAAACATCCTTATCTCTAACCGTTTCTTCAATCTTCACATAGGTATTCCCCTCAGTGAAATGCATACAGGTGGATTTTCCTAATTCAATACCTAAGTGTTGACACATTCTTGTCGCAAACTCAATACTACTACTACCACTGAAAATTTTCACTTCACCATTATGATTCATAGTTTCCTCCTCTAAGAAGCTCTCATCAATAAAAAGTTTTTATTTTACATTATTTCCCTGGTAATATTTCCTTGCATTTAGTTATTCGCTTTGTCAGAAAATTATAACAAAAATATAACAATAATTCAAGTTTATGCTCAAATATAATATTAGAGTAACTGTCATTAATGTTTCTTAAATTCACAATACTTTTTGGGTGAGCTAACTGTCTAGCACTCGAAAGTCTTTCAAGCGTTCATAATAGATCACCTCATATGTTTGCTCCAATATATAAAACACATGGGTTAAAGATTACTTCTCCCATGTGTTATTATTTATTCTTTCAATTGCAGGTATAAAGGTTCACTGACTTTCTTCCTAGTCATCTCGACTAACCCTAATTTAGTCATTCCTAGTACAACAGTTTTTAATCGATCATTTTTTAAGGCATGCTTAAGTATCTGTATAACTTTCTGATTATGTTCTTCATTCCTCATATCAATAAAATCAATGATAATTATACCACTCAAATTTCTTACTCTTATTTGACGAGCTATTTCGTAGCAAGCCTCTTTGTTTACTTTAAATATTGTATCTTCTAATAGCTTTTTACCAGTGAATTTAGCTGTATTGACATCTATAGAAACTAAAGCCTCAGTTGATTCGATGACGATGCTTGCACCGCTTTTTAACCAAACATGTTTCTTTAAAGCTTTATCCAATTGACCCTTTACTTTATAAAGATTAAAAAGATGCCAAGATGTATCCTCATAAAGCTCAATGAATGAGCTATAGTAAGGGTAATATTCATCAATATAGTTTTTAACGATATCATACTGTTCTGTATCATTAATAATAAATTTATTTACCTTTTCTGTTAGTAAATCTTTCACAGCACGAATCAGTGGTGAAGGTTCACTATAGAGAACAGAATAGCATGACCTATATGAATGAACACTATCGATCTCATCCCACTGCTTTTCTAACTGCTTTATATCATCAATAATTTTTTGATCATCAACAGAAACTGCATCTGTTCTTACGATATAGCCATAATTTGAATTTCTATGCTGATAAATAACTTCTTTTAACCGCTCTCTTTCTAAAGTATCAGTTATTTTGGAAGACACATATATTGTCGTATCATAAGGTTTTATGACCACATACTTGCCAGGTATACTGATATTTGTAGTAACTACAGCTCCTTTTGACTTATACGGCGGCTTAATGACTTGCACCAAAACTTCTTGCCCTTGTTGATAGCGGTGTTGGCTATTCAACTTTAAATAAGCATTTTTATCTAGTCCAATGTCAATAAAGGCTGCTTCCATTCCTTTAATAATGTTGATGATTCTGCCAATATAAATATTAGATACTATTGACGCATCTTCCTCTGTATATCTTTGATATTCAACTAACTGACCATCCTCTAGTACAGCTAAATCTATATAGGGAAATTCAACATCTACAAGTAAGGTTCTTTCCAAACCACTTCCTCCATTCCAAATTGGTCACCTTCTCTTCCTATAACTATCGATACTCTTATGCATCAATTAATGGAATGAACTGGTCCTCTCTTTTTAAATAGAGATCATGACGCTTAAACTTTAATAAATGCTCATCAAAAATTAAATCAATAAAATCATAAAGAGCCTTAACGATTAATTGAGGTTTTACGTTACTTGATCCTGCACTACAGAATACTTCAAGAGTAGTGGAATCCTTATAGATTAATTCATAAATTCCAGGCTTAATATCTATCGTTTTAAGTCTCTTCTTTTTGGTCATCTTCTCCACTAATATTTCTTCTTGGTTCATAAAAGCTTGAATCTCTTCTTTATCTATATCTTGATCTAGAGTAATGGTATATCTTGCTGCCTCTACAATAGCCATCGCTTTGGGAGCTTTATCAGCCAAGTCAATAGCATCAATAAAGCGAAGTCCCTCTGGTAGTATAGTATTCATTTTATCAATCAGATGCTGATTATCATAGTTATCTGTTAATGTCATATCCATATATTCTGCTTCACTAATAAAACCTAGAGATAAGGGTTGTGCAAAAGAAGTGATTGGATGAGGATTAAATCCTTTGGAATATTCTACTGGAATCTCTGCTTTTCTTAATGCGCGATGTAAAAGTCTTTGCAAGTCTAAGTGACCAATATATTTAAGTTGTCCATGCTTATTGAATTTAATTCTCTTTCTCATAACAGGCTCCTTTATCTATTTTGCTAACGCCACAGTTTGAACACTTCTCACGGCAATTAGGTGTTACCTCTTCATTAATTGCTTTTTCGAACTCTTTCCATAAGAATGCCTTTGTCACGCCGATGTTAATAAAGTCCCAAGGTAGAATTTCATCATATGAGCGCTCTCTAGTATGATAGAAGTCTCCATCAATATTACACTCTTCAAAAGCCTTCACCCATTTATCATAAACAAAATGATCTGACCATCCATCAAATTTACTTCCATTTTTCCATGCATGATAAATCACATCTGCAACTCGTCTATCACCTCTTGCTACAATTCCTTCTAAAGCAGATAATTTTGCATCATGGCAGTTATATTGTATCTTGCGATTTCTAATCTCACTATTTAATAAAGCCTGTTTAGCCATGAATTCATCATAAGTATTTTGTGGGAACCACTGGAATGGTGTAAATGGCTTTGGAACAAAGAAAGATGTACTAACAGTAACTTTAAGGTTACGCGCACGTTCTTCTTTTGGTACTCCAAAGTACTGATCTACTATACTATAAGCTAAATCTTTAATTCCGCTAATATCTTCCATTGTTTCAGTAGGTAGTCCCATCATGAAATAAAGTTTAACTTTATCCCATCCGCCTTTGAATGCTAAAGCAACACCACTTAAGATATCATCCTCACTTATATTCTTATTGATTACATCTCTTAATCGCTGAGTACCAGCCTCTGGAGCGAAGGTTAGACTACTTTTCTTGCCTTTACTCAATCGATCCATTAAATCTAAAGAAAACTCGTCCACCCTTAATGAAGGTAAGCTTAGATTAACATCACAGTGTTTATCAAATAGATGGTCAGTTATTTCATTTAAATCAGTATAATCACTGGAACTTAATGAGATTAATGATACCTCTTCATATCCTGTATTACCTAAAATGTCATCAGCTAACTTGGCTAGTTTTTTAGGATCCTTTTGACGAACAGGACGATAAATCATACCCGCTTGACAAAAACGACAACCTCTTATGCAGCCTCTAAATAATTCAATGACAGCACGATCATGTACTACTTGAATAAGTGGCATAATTGGATTAGTTGGATAGTAGCTATTGTCTACATCCTTTACATGTACCTTTTTAATTTTCTCTTTGGCATCAGGATGATTGGGCGTAAAACTTTCTATTTCTCCATTTTCTTTATATTGAACATCATAGAATTTTGGGACATAAACCCCTTCAAATTGTAACACTTTTTCTAGAAAATCTTCTTTTGATCCACCCTTAGATCGTATTGCTTTATAGAGATCCAGAATTTCATAATAGAGAACTTCTCCTTCACCAATATAAAAGAAGTCTACAAATGGGGCTAAAGGCTCAGGATTGTATGCACATGGACCACCAGCAATAACAAGTGGGTCCTCTTCGGTTCTATCCTTAGAATACTTAGGAATTCCTCCTAAATCAAGTATATTTAAAATGTTGGTGTAGCTCATTTCATATTGTAGCGTGAAACCTAAAAAATCAAATTCTTTTATTGGTGTATAAGTCTCAAGAGCATACATTGGTATATTATTCTCTCTCATTTTCTCTTCCATATCATGCCAAGGTGAATAAACTCTTTCACAATAGGTGTCTTCGCGTTCATTTAAAAAATGATAAAGAATTGTAGATCCAATATGAGACATCCCTACTTCATATACATCTGGGAAACAGTATGCAAAACGAATATCTACATCTTCTGGATTCTTCTTAACCATATTCATTTCATTCCCAATATATCTAGCAGGTTTTTCAACTTCTAATAATATCTTCTGTGGTATATCTATTCTCAATTAAAACACTCCTTGTTTTTAACAGCTTTATCACAAATTATTCAAGATAAACATTGAAGATATGCGCTGATTTTGGATTGATAAGCATTCTTATATTTTCAAGATTGCACCTCTAGGCGTATTTTGAAATAGTAAAGATGCTTAGAGGTTCAAAAGCAGTACATAGCATTAATGAATTATTGTGAATAGTTTGGGTTTATTATACTTATCTTAAGTATAGGTTAAATACACATATTTTATCATACTTTAAAATGTTGAATTTTGCAAGGTAGGTTTATCATTACACAAGCTTATATATGATTATGACTAGCCAATTCCACTTTTTTCTTATAAAACAACTCCTACACTACAAAAAAAGAATGGTCATTACCATTCTTCAATAAAATTTAAATATTCTAAAGGCTTCTGAGCTTCTTGAATCAACCCATCTAAGTTATTATATACTTCTTGGATTTCTATATCTTTAGAGATAATCTCACTGATCTGTAACGTTAAATCTTGCGTTGGCGGTAAAAAATTCAATACAAGTACAACCATAAATATAAATACC belongs to Vallitalea okinawensis and includes:
- the obgE gene encoding GTPase ObgE; protein product: MFVDQVKIYIESGRGGDGIVSFRREKYVPNGGPDGGDGGRGGDVIFKVEDGLNTLIDFRHKKHYKARSGSPGEGSNRHGKDADDMIIEVPQGTIIREAESGKVILDLAGDVKEKVLLKGGKGGKGNQHYATPTMQIPRFAQSGQDGIGLWVILELKMIADVGLVGFPNVGKSTFLSVVSNARPKIANYHFTTLQPNLGVVKTGYGKSFVVADIPGLIEGAHTGIGLGHEFLRHIERTKVLIHVVDASGLEGREPVDDVMKINLELENFNKILSSRPQVIAANKTDLIEAEEHLKLLKEKFEPEGINVFAISAATGKGVKELLNYVGEMLDNIKEEPTVFEQEYYIEDIPSSDNSVIEIAKDDNGVFVVEGEPVERMLGFTNLESEKGFAFFQKFMREKGIIERLEELGIEEGDTVRLYNLEFDYYK
- the rpmA gene encoding 50S ribosomal protein L27 → MLRMNLQFFAHKKGVGSTKNGRDSESKRLGAKRADGQFVKAGNILYRQRGTRIHPGVNVGRGGDDTLFALVDGRVKFERKGRDRKVVSVYPETMAQ
- a CDS encoding ribosomal-processing cysteine protease Prp, with the protein product MIHVKFYQTQEEIIGVEVSGHAEYAEYGQDIVCAAVSALVFNSINSVDEFTDDSYELENNEQTGYINFLLKENISLESKLLIKSLHLGLIGISAEYGEKYIKVSVKEV
- the rplU gene encoding 50S ribosomal protein L21, which translates into the protein MYAVIQTGGKQYRVAEGDVVSVEKLGVVAGESVTFDQVLAVSNDAGLTIGSPVVENASVTATVVEEGRAKKIVVYKHKPKKGYQKKQGHRQYYTKVKIQKINA
- the dcd gene encoding dCTP deaminase, which produces MILSGREIKKRLNGDIKIDPFNEEQLNPNSYNLKLHNELLIYDTPILDMKKPNPTKKIVIPKEGLVLEPGKLYLGRTKEFTETNNLVPMLEGRSSIGRLGLFIHVTAGFGDVGFKGYWTLEIFCVQPIRVYSDVEVCQIYYHSLEGEHENYASGKYQQNEGIQPSLLYKDFE
- a CDS encoding ribose-phosphate diphosphokinase, which produces MNHNGEVKIFSGSSSIEFATRMCQHLGIELGKSTCMHFTEGNTYVKIEETVRDKDVYLVETLGLDPNNEFAELLFWIDAFKRASANSVTVIMPYFSYAKGDKKDEPRVSIRGRVCAECIELAGADRVVTMDLHSPQIQGFFKVPVDHLYAMPILCEFIKSMQLNNMVVVSPDAGYAKDARKFAKYLKADVAIGDKTRTGHDENAKILDLIGDVDGKDAVIVDDFSISGGTLIDLSYELKKRGAKRVIACLSHILLNDKGIKRLEESPIELLISTDSVCNEQVVNSDKVRLISVAPLFAETIRRIHNHESVSPLFNEVPQNILKQIK
- a CDS encoding Rne/Rng family ribonuclease, whose protein sequence is MERTLLVDVEFPYIDLAVLEDGQLVEYQRYTEEDASIVSNIYIGRIINIIKGMEAAFIDIGLDKNAYLKLNSQHRYQQGQEVLVQVIKPPYKSKGAVVTTNISIPGKYVVIKPYDTTIYVSSKITDTLERERLKEVIYQHRNSNYGYIVRTDAVSVDDQKIIDDIKQLEKQWDEIDSVHSYRSCYSVLYSEPSPLIRAVKDLLTEKVNKFIINDTEQYDIVKNYIDEYYPYYSSFIELYEDTSWHLFNLYKVKGQLDKALKKHVWLKSGASIVIESTEALVSIDVNTAKFTGKKLLEDTIFKVNKEACYEIARQIRVRNLSGIIIIDFIDMRNEEHNQKVIQILKHALKNDRLKTVVLGMTKLGLVEMTRKKVSEPLYLQLKE
- a CDS encoding TIGR03936 family radical SAM-associated protein, which encodes MRKRIKFNKHGQLKYIGHLDLQRLLHRALRKAEIPVEYSKGFNPHPITSFAQPLSLGFISEAEYMDMTLTDNYDNQHLIDKMNTILPEGLRFIDAIDLADKAPKAMAIVEAARYTITLDQDIDKEEIQAFMNQEEILVEKMTKKKRLKTIDIKPGIYELIYKDSTTLEVFCSAGSSNVKPQLIVKALYDFIDLIFDEHLLKFKRHDLYLKREDQFIPLIDA
- a CDS encoding TIGR03960 family B12-binding radical SAM protein; this encodes MRIDIPQKILLEVEKPARYIGNEMNMVKKNPEDVDIRFAYCFPDVYEVGMSHIGSTILYHFLNEREDTYCERVYSPWHDMEEKMRENNIPMYALETYTPIKEFDFLGFTLQYEMSYTNILNILDLGGIPKYSKDRTEEDPLVIAGGPCAYNPEPLAPFVDFFYIGEGEVLYYEILDLYKAIRSKGGSKEDFLEKVLQFEGVYVPKFYDVQYKENGEIESFTPNHPDAKEKIKKVHVKDVDNSYYPTNPIMPLIQVVHDRAVIELFRGCIRGCRFCQAGMIYRPVRQKDPKKLAKLADDILGNTGYEEVSLISLSSSDYTDLNEITDHLFDKHCDVNLSLPSLRVDEFSLDLMDRLSKGKKSSLTFAPEAGTQRLRDVINKNISEDDILSGVALAFKGGWDKVKLYFMMGLPTETMEDISGIKDLAYSIVDQYFGVPKEERARNLKVTVSTSFFVPKPFTPFQWFPQNTYDEFMAKQALLNSEIRNRKIQYNCHDAKLSALEGIVARGDRRVADVIYHAWKNGSKFDGWSDHFVYDKWVKAFEECNIDGDFYHTRERSYDEILPWDFINIGVTKAFLWKEFEKAINEEVTPNCREKCSNCGVSKIDKGACYEKEN